In Dehalococcoidia bacterium, a genomic segment contains:
- the dapA gene encoding 4-hydroxy-tetrahydrodipicolinate synthase yields MQEIGRLLTAMVTPMDDEGKVDYAQARRLAQALVESGSHGVVVSGTTGEAPTLSDEEKVRLVREVKEALGHRGTVVAGTGTYDTAHSIELSREAQKAGADALLLVVPYYNRPSQEGLYEHFRAIAQAVDIPCILYNIPGRTALNMTADTTIRLSQVDNIIGVKEASGDLVQISRILAEARQGFLVWSGDDALTLPIMAVGGYGVISVTSHLVGGKMRAMMEAYLEGRVEEARRLHLQLLPLMQALMTVAPNPCPIKWALNHVGFRVGRPRLPLVEPDPQGQERLRRELARIQLDLKVPV; encoded by the coding sequence ATGCAAGAGATAGGGAGGCTGCTGACAGCTATGGTGACCCCCATGGACGACGAGGGGAAGGTGGACTACGCCCAAGCTCGTCGCCTGGCCCAGGCCCTGGTGGAATCGGGCTCCCATGGGGTGGTGGTCTCGGGCACCACTGGCGAGGCCCCCACCTTGTCCGACGAGGAGAAGGTGCGCCTGGTCCGAGAGGTGAAGGAGGCCCTGGGCCACCGGGGCACGGTGGTGGCCGGCACGGGCACATATGACACCGCCCACTCCATCGAGCTTTCCCGAGAGGCCCAAAAGGCAGGGGCCGATGCCCTCCTCCTGGTGGTCCCCTACTACAACCGCCCTAGCCAGGAGGGGTTATACGAGCACTTCCGCGCCATCGCCCAAGCTGTGGACATACCCTGCATCCTCTACAACATACCTGGTCGCACCGCCCTCAACATGACCGCCGATACCACCATCCGCCTCTCGCAGGTGGACAACATCATAGGCGTCAAGGAGGCCTCCGGCGATCTGGTGCAGATCTCCCGCATCCTGGCCGAGGCCCGCCAGGGCTTCCTGGTGTGGAGCGGCGACGACGCCCTCACCCTCCCCATCATGGCCGTGGGAGGGTATGGCGTTATCTCCGTCACCTCCCACTTGGTAGGTGGTAAGATGCGAGCCATGATGGAGGCCTATCTGGAGGGGAGGGTAGAGGAGGCGCGGCGACTCCACCTGCAGCTCCTCCCCCTCATGCAGGCCCTCATGACGGTGGCGCCCAACCCCTGCCCCATCAAGTGGGCCCTCAACCATGTAGGGTTCCGGGTGGGGCGGCCCCGTCTCCCATTGGTGGAGCCCGACCCCCAGGGTCAGGAACGGCTGCGGCGGGAGCTGGCGCGCATCCAGCTGGACCTGAAGGTGCCTGTCTGA
- a CDS encoding aspartate-semialdehyde dehydrogenase, producing MAKRLNVAIVGATGLVGRELLRLMEERDFPVAGLRLLASSRSAGSSLLFRGQPYTVEEATPHSFRGADLVFFSATSEVSRRLVPHAVEGGAVVIDDSKAWRLEPHVPLVVPEVNGEALSWHRGIISTPNCEVTPLVLVLWPLHRRSPVRRIIVDTYQSVSGTGWAAMQELKEQTQQALAGEDPRSQVYPHPIAFNLFPHVEDFLDDGYTKEEAAIVNETRKIMGDPDLAISATCVRVPVMVGHSLAVHVEFQEPLPPQEARDILLEAPGVKVVDDPQKALYPTPLMAAGGDLALVGRIRKDASCQRGLALWISCDNLRKGAALNALQIAQELLARNLI from the coding sequence ATGGCGAAGCGCCTCAACGTGGCCATCGTAGGGGCTACCGGCCTGGTGGGCCGAGAGCTTCTGCGCCTCATGGAGGAGAGGGATTTCCCCGTGGCAGGGCTCCGCCTCTTGGCCTCCTCCCGCTCGGCTGGGAGCTCCCTCCTCTTCCGGGGCCAGCCCTATACGGTGGAGGAGGCCACCCCCCACTCATTCCGGGGCGCCGACCTGGTCTTCTTCTCGGCCACCAGCGAGGTCTCTCGCCGCCTCGTTCCCCACGCCGTGGAAGGGGGGGCGGTGGTCATCGACGACTCCAAGGCCTGGCGTCTTGAGCCCCACGTCCCCTTGGTGGTGCCAGAGGTAAACGGGGAGGCCCTCTCTTGGCACCGGGGCATCATCAGCACTCCCAACTGCGAGGTGACGCCCCTGGTGTTGGTCCTCTGGCCCCTGCACCGGCGTAGCCCCGTGCGCCGCATCATCGTGGACACTTACCAGTCCGTCTCCGGCACGGGATGGGCGGCCATGCAGGAGCTGAAGGAGCAGACGCAGCAGGCCCTGGCCGGAGAGGACCCCAGGTCCCAGGTCTATCCCCACCCCATCGCCTTCAACCTCTTCCCCCATGTGGAAGACTTCCTAGATGACGGCTACACCAAGGAGGAGGCTGCCATCGTCAACGAGACGCGGAAGATCATGGGGGACCCGGACCTGGCCATCTCTGCCACCTGTGTGCGGGTACCGGTGATGGTGGGCCACTCGCTGGCCGTCCATGTGGAGTTCCAGGAGCCGTTACCGCCCCAAGAGGCGCGGGACATCCTCCTGGAGGCCCCGGGGGTGAAGGTGGTAGACGACCCCCAAAAGGCCCTTTATCCCACCCCCCTCATGGCCGCTGGGGGTGACCTGGCCCTGGTGGGGCGCATAAGGAAGGACGCCTCCTGTCAGCGGGGCCTGGCCCTCTGGATCTCCTGCGATAACCTGCGCAAGGGAGCGGCCCTCAACGCCCTGCAGATCGCCCAGGAGCTTCTAGCACGCAATCTCATCTAG